One Methanobacterium alcaliphilum genomic window carries:
- a CDS encoding MFS transporter: protein MKLLEKLRNNQKLTIIIICLASFMGFFDISIVNVSLPTIAHHFSIDVSIVTWVVLIYVLALSSFLIAFGSLAERIGYKKVYLTGFLVFIIGSFLCGISATFNELILFRFIQATGAAMFSALTAAMVANYLPSKNRGLYMGYVATFASLGFAFGPVIGGYITQFLSWNWIFFINVPIGIIGIFLGISVLQEVKNKEISGKFDYVGVILLFIAQATLIFALNRGLALGWTSYLIMGTVLTAIICWILFIWRESRYIDPILNLKLLKNKHISIPTASNFFFNMPNAGVMVLFPFYLELVKGIEVSQVGLVLAIMPLAVLIVGPIAGKLSDKSSPNKITALGALVGIISLLLLSTLDASSSMAYIGLSVFLVGASVALYNPPNMKFIMGESPKKMRGVTSGIVTTARMTANAFGVAILQSVAVIGIYLAYGVVNKSHLTPDQIVHGFSSAYLAGAVIIVIALVLILFVKEENN, encoded by the coding sequence ATGAAACTGTTAGAAAAACTTCGAAATAACCAAAAATTAACTATAATAATTATCTGTCTGGCTTCTTTTATGGGTTTTTTTGATATATCTATTGTAAATGTCTCCCTCCCTACAATAGCACATCATTTCAGTATTGATGTTAGTATTGTTACCTGGGTGGTTTTGATTTATGTTTTAGCACTCAGCAGTTTCCTCATAGCATTTGGGAGCCTTGCCGAAAGAATAGGGTATAAAAAAGTGTATCTAACAGGTTTTTTAGTATTTATTATAGGGTCTTTTTTATGTGGAATTTCCGCCACCTTCAATGAACTGATTTTATTTAGATTTATCCAGGCCACTGGGGCGGCCATGTTCAGTGCCCTAACCGCGGCCATGGTGGCAAATTATCTTCCTTCTAAAAACAGAGGCCTTTATATGGGTTATGTTGCAACTTTTGCCTCTCTGGGGTTTGCATTTGGACCAGTTATTGGGGGCTACATTACTCAATTTTTAAGTTGGAACTGGATTTTCTTCATTAACGTTCCTATTGGTATTATTGGAATATTTTTAGGAATTAGTGTTCTACAAGAAGTGAAAAATAAAGAAATTAGCGGTAAATTTGATTATGTCGGTGTTATATTGCTATTTATTGCCCAAGCCACCCTTATTTTTGCACTTAATCGAGGCCTAGCTCTAGGCTGGACTTCTTACTTAATTATGGGAACAGTTCTAACAGCAATAATCTGCTGGATACTGTTCATCTGGAGGGAATCAAGGTATATTGATCCCATACTCAATCTAAAACTGCTGAAAAATAAACATATAAGTATTCCCACAGCCAGCAACTTCTTTTTTAACATGCCCAATGCAGGTGTCATGGTACTGTTCCCGTTCTATTTAGAATTAGTAAAAGGAATTGAAGTGAGTCAGGTAGGTCTGGTCTTAGCCATAATGCCACTAGCAGTTCTTATTGTAGGTCCCATCGCGGGAAAATTATCTGATAAATCTAGCCCTAATAAAATAACTGCTTTAGGTGCTTTGGTAGGTATAATCTCACTCTTACTTTTATCAACACTAGATGCTTCTAGTAGTATGGCTTATATTGGCTTATCTGTATTTTTAGTAGGTGCCTCTGTGGCATTATACAACCCACCTAATATGAAATTTATCATGGGTGAAAGTCCTAAAAAAATGAGGGGGGTAACCTCTGGAATTGTAACCACTGCCCGAATGACTGCAAATGCGTTTGGGGTAGCCATATTGCAATCTGTAGCAGTAATTGGAATTTATTTAGCTTATGGTGTAGTTAACAAATCTCATTTAACTCCTGACCAGATTGTGCACGGTTTCAGTTCTGCTTATCTTGCAGGGGCCGTTATTATAGTGATTGCATTAGTTTTGATACTATTTGTAAAAGAAGAAAATAATTAG
- a CDS encoding histidine kinase dimerization/phosphoacceptor domain -containing protein, translated as MNPVQNKDGTINFKNVLTFFIIFLIATATILYIFKDNDYIITVASDIINPLVNLFASVCLLYAAKLSKWYGKRVYWTWLLLGIGQLVFTLGDISWGFIELYLNQEPFFSIADIFYLLYYPLFALGILLLPRMKVNRLNLVKTVLDILIMTITIGLLLLTFLIMPLIMKNSGDFNQIILSASYVLLDFVLIFALLDLIYTRIGAINDPLILLASGISVQIISDVLFYYQSTAGTYFSGSLLDLGWLVGFMLVGLAGIMQANNAKQKIALKITTPSPEWLSYIPFLWIIIAYLTFAWSYGQEKLHFENIIFIGSIIIVLVIFRQIVAYREIRQLYNEAENEIIRRVQTQKILKQERDKAQKYLEMTGTLILVLNHKKRIVLINKKVTDVLGYRETDLIGKKGSDLFSKSCQLSELFDTSAESHCEGEILSKNNELRYISWNNRILKDENGEFVGSIFSGEDITERRLEELEKKKAIENNIKRQKALLTLSQSKLEDIDLFLRNLIKVDSEILNVERVSIWFFNEDKSAIKCYRLYNLSENSYDSGIILKAKDYPNYFNAINNRHTINAHDAEVDPLTAEFKDYIKQYNIRSMLDSPIWLHGKLNGVLCHEHVGEDFRTWSLDDQDFANAISNLVSLALETDEKNKVETKIKESLHEKEILIKEIHHRVKNNMQIISSLLSLQSRQIEDPKAANIFTESQSRVKSMSMIHERLYQSKTLSRINFSEYITSLSRELVATYAQKDSAINLEVNAEDIQLNIDTSIPCGLILTETITNSLKYAFPNGEGTVSIDFYRDNHCFVLKIADDGIGIPESINCENTTTLGLLLICSLIEQINGELSIDRAHGTSYTIKFHELEYDERI; from the coding sequence ATGAATCCTGTGCAAAATAAAGACGGTACCATTAATTTTAAAAATGTGCTTACCTTCTTTATCATATTCTTAATTGCCACAGCCACTATACTATACATCTTTAAAGATAATGATTATATCATAACCGTGGCCAGCGACATTATAAATCCTTTAGTTAACTTATTTGCCAGTGTTTGTTTATTATATGCTGCAAAACTATCTAAATGGTATGGTAAGAGAGTTTACTGGACATGGTTACTTTTAGGTATAGGCCAATTAGTTTTCACTTTAGGAGATATTTCATGGGGTTTTATTGAGCTTTATCTAAATCAAGAACCATTTTTTTCAATTGCAGACATTTTTTATTTGCTTTATTACCCATTATTTGCATTGGGGATTTTGCTGCTGCCCCGGATGAAAGTTAATCGCCTAAATTTAGTTAAAACAGTTTTAGATATTTTAATTATGACTATTACTATTGGACTTTTGCTTTTAACCTTCTTAATTATGCCCCTGATAATGAAAAATAGTGGGGATTTCAACCAAATCATATTATCTGCATCTTATGTTCTTTTAGACTTTGTACTGATATTTGCTTTACTTGACTTAATTTATACCAGAATCGGAGCTATTAATGACCCATTGATACTTTTAGCATCAGGAATATCTGTTCAAATAATTAGTGATGTTCTATTCTACTATCAAAGCACTGCCGGAACCTATTTTTCGGGTAGTTTACTAGACTTAGGTTGGTTAGTTGGATTCATGTTGGTTGGGCTAGCCGGAATAATGCAGGCCAATAATGCCAAACAAAAAATTGCTTTAAAAATTACCACACCTTCTCCAGAATGGCTTTCTTATATACCATTCCTCTGGATCATAATAGCTTATTTAACATTTGCCTGGAGTTATGGTCAAGAAAAACTGCATTTTGAAAATATCATATTCATAGGAAGCATCATCATTGTACTGGTTATTTTCAGACAAATTGTAGCATATAGGGAAATAAGACAGCTGTATAATGAAGCAGAAAATGAGATTATTAGAAGAGTACAGACCCAGAAAATTCTAAAACAAGAACGGGATAAAGCTCAGAAATACTTGGAAATGACTGGAACTTTAATTTTAGTTTTAAACCACAAAAAGAGAATTGTTCTAATTAATAAAAAAGTTACTGATGTACTGGGTTACAGAGAAACAGATCTTATTGGTAAAAAAGGTTCTGATCTTTTTTCAAAATCCTGCCAATTGAGTGAATTATTTGATACCAGTGCTGAAAGCCACTGCGAAGGAGAAATTTTATCCAAAAATAACGAATTAAGATACATTTCATGGAATAACCGCATATTAAAAGATGAAAATGGAGAATTTGTAGGAAGTATATTCTCTGGTGAGGATATTACTGAGCGCAGATTAGAAGAGTTGGAAAAAAAGAAAGCTATAGAAAATAATATAAAAAGGCAAAAAGCCCTTTTAACATTATCACAGAGTAAATTAGAAGATATTGATTTGTTTTTAAGGAATTTAATAAAAGTGGATAGTGAAATTTTAAATGTAGAACGGGTGAGTATCTGGTTTTTCAATGAAGATAAAAGCGCCATTAAATGCTATCGGCTATATAATTTAAGTGAAAACTCCTATGACAGTGGAATCATCCTCAAAGCTAAAGATTACCCCAACTATTTTAATGCCATAAATAATAGGCATACTATTAATGCCCATGATGCTGAAGTAGATCCACTTACAGCAGAATTTAAAGATTATATTAAACAATATAATATAAGGTCAATGCTTGATTCTCCCATATGGCTTCATGGAAAATTAAATGGCGTTTTATGCCATGAACACGTAGGGGAGGATTTTAGAACCTGGAGTCTTGATGATCAGGACTTTGCAAATGCCATTTCTAACCTGGTTTCTCTGGCTTTAGAAACTGATGAGAAAAATAAGGTAGAAACCAAGATAAAAGAATCTTTACATGAAAAAGAAATATTAATTAAAGAAATCCACCACCGAGTTAAAAATAATATGCAGATTATTTCCAGCCTTTTGAGTTTGCAGTCCCGCCAAATTGAAGATCCTAAAGCAGCTAATATATTTACAGAAAGCCAGAGTAGAGTTAAATCAATGTCAATGATACATGAAAGGCTTTATCAATCTAAAACATTATCCCGTATCAATTTTTCAGAATACATAACCAGCTTATCTAGAGAACTAGTAGCTACCTATGCTCAAAAGGATAGTGCGATTAATTTAGAAGTTAATGCAGAAGATATTCAGCTTAATATTGATACATCCATTCCCTGTGGTTTGATATTGACTGAAACTATTACCAATTCACTGAAATATGCGTTCCCCAATGGTGAAGGTACGGTAAGTATAGATTTTTACCGTGACAATCACTGTTTTGTTTTAAAGATTGCTGATGATGGTATTGGAATTCCCGAATCTATAAATTGTGAAAATACTACAACTTTAGGGCTGCTCTTAATATGTTCCCTAATCGAACAAATCAATGGAGAACTCAGTATTGACCGTGCACATGGAACCAGTTATACTATTAAATTCCATGAATTGGAATATGACGAACGTATCTAA